The Pelodiscus sinensis isolate JC-2024 chromosome 26, ASM4963464v1, whole genome shotgun sequence genome contains a region encoding:
- the MPZL2 gene encoding myelin protein zero-like protein 2 translates to MDLPSPVHGPRWMGAVLFLGVQLLALWPVAAVEVHTSREVEAVNGTNVRLKCTFSSSSPVGQRLTVTWNFRPQGLNSAESVFYYYEEPYPPTNGRFKERVTWDGNIGRNDVSIIVWNLNPSDNGTFTCQVKNPPDVDGTIGEIQLRVVQQVHFSEIHILLLAIGSACALMIIVVTVVAVCRHYRNRRQEKSTETVETELTEKETLKSTEEKASVPLED, encoded by the exons ATGGACTTGCCTTCCCCGGTGCATGGGCCCCGCTGGATGGGGGCTGTGCTCTTCCTTGGAGTGCAGCTGCTAG CACTCTGGCCTGTGGCTGCTGTGGAAGTGCACACATCCAGGGAAGTGGAGGCGGTGAATGGGACCAACGTACGCTTAAAATGCACCTTttccagctccagccctgtgggccaGCGACTGACGGTGACCTGGAACTTCCGGCCCCAGGGACTGAACTCTGCTGAGTCT GTGTTCTACTACTACGAGGAGCCCTACCCCCCCACCAACGGGCGATTTAAAGAACGAGTTACGTGGGATGGGAACATTGGCCGGAACGACGTCTCCATCATCGTCTGGAACCTGAATCCCAGCGACAACGGGACCTTCACTTGCCAGGTGAAGAACCCACCAGATGTTGATGGCACAATCGGCGAAATCCAGCTCCGGGTTGTGCAGCAAG TGCACTTCTCAGAAATCCACATCCTCCTTCTGGCCATCGGCTCTGCCTGTGCGCTGATGATCATTGTGGTGACTGTGGTAGCGGTCTGTCGGCACTATCGGAACAGACGGCAGGAGAAGAGCACTGAGACGGTGGAAACAGAACT AACAGAAAAGGAGACGCTGAAGAGTACAGAAGAGAAGGCATCTGTCCCATTAGAAGACTAA
- the MPZL3 gene encoding myelin protein zero-like protein 3 isoform X2, whose amino-acid sequence MRGWAAGGLLLLWGVCNTFSLEIKVNPEVRAFVDEQVTLKCSFRSFSPITEKLTVDWTYQPLTGGHTQTIFHFQSVAYPAVAGTFRGRILWVGNIGKGDASIAIQNLTLNDNGTFTCAVKNPPDVHHNIPQTKLTVTHRRFSSQLMSAVLLSILVFLPSAIVVILLLVRMGRKFGVLKHQKKSGYKKSSIEVSDDELEHSEPGTCLGKMGTWCLHCVVSSGHR is encoded by the exons ATGCGGGGCTGGGCGGCCGGCGGCCTCCTGCTGCTGTGGG GTGTCTGCAATACTTTTTCACTGGAAATTAAAGTCAATCCTGAAGTACGAGCTTTTGTGGATGAACAGGTGACCCTGAAATGCTCATTCAGATCCTTCTCTCCCATAACTGAGAAGCTGACTGTAGACTGGACTTACCAGCCCCTCACAGGTGGCCATACGCAGACA ATTTTTCATTTTCAGTCTGTTGCATACCCAGCTGTAGCGGGAACATTCAGAGGCAGGATTTTGTGGGTTGGGAACATTGGCAAGGGTGATGCCTCCATTGCTATCCAAAATCTGACGCTGAATGACAATGGGACGTTCACCTGTGCTGTGAAGAATCCTCCAGATGTGCACCACAACATCCCTCAGACCAAGCTGACGGTCACACACAGGC GCTTTTCTTCGCAGCTAATGTCAGCAGTGTTGCTATCCATCTTAGTGTTTCTCCCCTCTGCCATTGTGGTCATTCTGCTGCTGGTGCGAATGGGAAGGAAATTTGGAGTCCTAAAGCACCAAAAAAAATCTGGCTATAAGAAATCCTCCATTGAAGTCTCTGATGATGA GCTTGAGCACAGTGAGCCGGGCACCTGCCTAGGGAAGATGGGTACATGGTGTTTGCACTGTGTGGTAAGTTCAG GACACAGATGA
- the MPZL3 gene encoding myelin protein zero-like protein 3 isoform X1, protein MRGWAAGGLLLLWGVCNTFSLEIKVNPEVRAFVDEQVTLKCSFRSFSPITEKLTVDWTYQPLTGGHTQTIFHFQSVAYPAVAGTFRGRILWVGNIGKGDASIAIQNLTLNDNGTFTCAVKNPPDVHHNIPQTKLTVTHRRFSSQLMSAVLLSILVFLPSAIVVILLLVRMGRKFGVLKHQKKSGYKKSSIEVSDDELEHSEPGTCLGKMGTWCLHCVDTDEEEPY, encoded by the exons ATGCGGGGCTGGGCGGCCGGCGGCCTCCTGCTGCTGTGGG GTGTCTGCAATACTTTTTCACTGGAAATTAAAGTCAATCCTGAAGTACGAGCTTTTGTGGATGAACAGGTGACCCTGAAATGCTCATTCAGATCCTTCTCTCCCATAACTGAGAAGCTGACTGTAGACTGGACTTACCAGCCCCTCACAGGTGGCCATACGCAGACA ATTTTTCATTTTCAGTCTGTTGCATACCCAGCTGTAGCGGGAACATTCAGAGGCAGGATTTTGTGGGTTGGGAACATTGGCAAGGGTGATGCCTCCATTGCTATCCAAAATCTGACGCTGAATGACAATGGGACGTTCACCTGTGCTGTGAAGAATCCTCCAGATGTGCACCACAACATCCCTCAGACCAAGCTGACGGTCACACACAGGC GCTTTTCTTCGCAGCTAATGTCAGCAGTGTTGCTATCCATCTTAGTGTTTCTCCCCTCTGCCATTGTGGTCATTCTGCTGCTGGTGCGAATGGGAAGGAAATTTGGAGTCCTAAAGCACCAAAAAAAATCTGGCTATAAGAAATCCTCCATTGAAGTCTCTGATGATGA GCTTGAGCACAGTGAGCCGGGCACCTGCCTAGGGAAGATGGGTACATGGTGTTTGCACTGTGTG GACACAGATGAGGAAGAACCATACTGA